The following are from one region of the Simiduia agarivorans SA1 = DSM 21679 genome:
- a CDS encoding type IV pilus modification PilV family protein: MRTNQSGISLIELVVFIAIVGIALVAILNVFNQSIRASVDPMINIKGIEMAQAQLDRVLARKFDANTPTGGVPACGSAEPGAVPCAGIVPDTAFDDVGDFNGDVLVPEPGYTLTTQVVEAGAEIGLANPQARRITVQVDLPGGESIQLSAYKVNF, translated from the coding sequence ATGCGAACTAATCAGTCAGGCATATCACTGATTGAATTGGTGGTCTTTATCGCCATTGTCGGGATAGCGCTGGTCGCGATACTCAATGTGTTCAATCAGAGTATTCGCGCCAGTGTTGATCCTATGATCAATATCAAGGGCATCGAGATGGCGCAAGCGCAGCTGGACCGAGTATTGGCTCGTAAATTTGATGCCAATACGCCTACCGGCGGCGTACCCGCCTGTGGGTCGGCGGAACCGGGCGCAGTGCCCTGTGCCGGTATTGTGCCCGATACCGCTTTCGATGATGTGGGAGATTTTAATGGCGATGTGCTTGTCCCCGAACCCGGTTACACCTTAACCACCCAGGTGGTCGAAGCGGGTGCTGAAATCGGCTTGGCAAATCCTCAAGCGAGGCGCATTACTGTTCAGGTGGATTTGCCTGGCGGCGAGTCCATACAGCTGTCCGCCTACAAGGTTAATTTCTGA
- a CDS encoding type II secretion system protein, with protein sequence MKKMQSGFTLIELIAVIVILGILAATAVPRFISLQDDASFAAMQGVAGAIASASDLNVAAARTRDAGVSAGSTTIVDTSAGCVPATVNGDASNPGLLREAVSKLVTTNTSANGEYVITGGAFPATASTGDTLLCTLTLDDSTTAITTFTLSFAN encoded by the coding sequence ATGAAAAAAATGCAATCCGGTTTTACCTTGATCGAACTGATCGCGGTGATTGTTATTCTGGGTATTCTGGCTGCGACAGCCGTACCGCGTTTTATCAGCTTGCAGGATGATGCGAGCTTTGCGGCTATGCAGGGTGTTGCGGGCGCTATCGCCAGCGCGAGTGACTTGAACGTGGCCGCAGCACGTACACGTGATGCAGGGGTGTCTGCTGGCAGTACCACTATCGTTGATACATCGGCAGGTTGTGTGCCTGCGACAGTGAATGGCGACGCATCTAATCCAGGATTGTTACGGGAAGCTGTCAGTAAACTCGTCACTACTAATACGTCTGCTAATGGCGAGTATGTAATAACCGGAGGTGCATTCCCAGCTACTGCATCTACTGGTGATACGCTCCTATGCACACTGACCCTGGATGATAGTACTACGGCAATTACTACATTTACTCTGTCGTTTGCAAATTAG
- a CDS encoding type II secretion system protein: MNLNLSGRFGLFELIVVVTLIGVLWAAGARYYGLVMDDARRTGFEAQARAFTSVVAMIHWSWAAGGTNMQPATQSRDAMVLIDQQPLYVNRYGWPTHASENLSLQPVRAEGCRQVWDTIMQNPGNTRVKAEHTSPDGIINVSVVDARRCRYEILSPGGIHSWFDYDVISGRIDVVSGR, encoded by the coding sequence ATGAACCTGAATCTGTCTGGGCGCTTTGGATTATTTGAGCTGATTGTGGTGGTGACGCTCATAGGCGTACTGTGGGCTGCCGGCGCACGTTATTACGGTTTGGTCATGGACGATGCCCGCCGGACCGGATTTGAAGCGCAAGCCAGGGCTTTCACTTCTGTGGTGGCAATGATCCATTGGAGCTGGGCTGCGGGTGGAACCAATATGCAGCCCGCAACCCAGAGTCGGGATGCGATGGTGCTCATTGATCAGCAGCCGTTGTATGTGAATCGTTACGGTTGGCCGACCCATGCCAGTGAAAACCTGAGCCTCCAACCCGTGCGGGCAGAGGGCTGTCGTCAGGTATGGGATACCATCATGCAAAATCCCGGCAATACCCGGGTTAAAGCAGAGCACACGAGCCCCGACGGTATAATCAATGTGAGCGTGGTCGACGCCAGGCGATGCCGGTACGAAATACTGAGCCCCGGCGGGATTCACAGTTGGTTTGACTATGATGTGATCAGCGGGCGAATTGACGTGGTCAGCGGTCGTTAG
- a CDS encoding type II secretion system protein, with protein MKSALGFTLVELIAVLALVGVLSTVAFTRFNAGYESQVQQSRDQLVAALFFAQQLAMDRSGNVQLVTSSNQFTVTLDGVDARSGGYAFPVNLPAGISLTPASFSYNRLGETSAAALVLSHSDGATVTVNVSASGYAN; from the coding sequence ATGAAATCGGCTCTCGGCTTCACGCTAGTTGAACTCATAGCGGTTTTGGCGCTCGTGGGTGTGTTATCCACTGTAGCCTTTACGCGTTTCAATGCTGGTTATGAGTCCCAAGTTCAACAAAGCCGCGACCAATTGGTTGCGGCTTTGTTTTTTGCCCAGCAGTTAGCAATGGATCGCTCAGGTAACGTACAGCTTGTCACCAGTAGTAACCAATTTACGGTGACCTTAGATGGGGTCGATGCCCGGTCCGGGGGCTATGCATTTCCGGTTAATCTGCCTGCAGGCATTTCTCTTACCCCGGCCAGCTTTTCTTATAACCGCCTGGGCGAGACAAGCGCTGCGGCACTGGTGCTCAGTCATAGCGATGGCGCAACGGTAACGGTGAATGTGTCGGCCTCCGGTTATGCGAACTAA
- a CDS encoding prepilin-type N-terminal cleavage/methylation domain-containing protein, whose product MRRAAGATLVELVIVLVVLGIVAALSSSFVVTAVTAYNQAAERNKLILRGRAVIERMHRQLRIALPYSVRISASGNCLEFMQLTAGANYLGLLPDASNGAPATSVIDTAPFVLGLGNASHVAVGAMAASEIYTTATVASRTGISGLNGSPATQISLASAHRFIRNSINERVYLMKDPERFCFEGNSLLHYSGYGLLTGLLTDADPGGQRALLSEDINAGAPTFSLSPATESRSALVDVNFGVSRNGETVSFNQQMLIRNVP is encoded by the coding sequence ATGCGTAGGGCAGCGGGAGCCACGTTGGTGGAACTGGTTATTGTGCTGGTGGTTCTGGGTATCGTCGCTGCACTCAGTAGCAGTTTTGTGGTGACTGCCGTCACCGCCTATAACCAGGCAGCAGAACGCAATAAATTGATTCTGCGAGGGCGCGCCGTGATTGAGCGGATGCACCGGCAATTGCGCATTGCGTTGCCCTATTCGGTACGCATTTCGGCCAGCGGTAATTGTCTCGAATTTATGCAGCTCACGGCAGGTGCGAATTATCTTGGGCTCTTGCCTGACGCCAGCAATGGCGCGCCGGCGACCAGTGTGATTGATACCGCGCCCTTTGTGCTTGGCTTGGGCAATGCGAGCCATGTGGCGGTTGGCGCGATGGCAGCCAGTGAAATCTATACTACCGCAACGGTGGCGTCCCGCACCGGTATCAGTGGTTTAAACGGGTCGCCAGCGACACAAATCAGTCTTGCATCGGCGCACCGTTTTATCCGTAACTCTATCAACGAGCGGGTGTACCTGATGAAAGATCCCGAGCGGTTTTGTTTCGAGGGCAATAGTCTGTTGCACTACAGTGGCTACGGGCTGTTGACCGGGCTGCTGACCGATGCAGATCCGGGTGGACAGCGTGCATTGTTGTCAGAAGATATCAACGCGGGTGCGCCTACGTTCAGTTTGTCTCCCGCCACCGAGTCAAGAAGTGCATTGGTCGATGTCAATTTCGGGGTTTCCCGCAACGGAGAAACTGTGTCATTCAATCAACAGATGCTTATTCGCAATGTTCCATAG